A genomic region of Rhizomicrobium sp. contains the following coding sequences:
- a CDS encoding sulfotransferase domain-containing protein — MTAARFGWLVSYPKSGNTWLRMMLSSLQSGGKPVDINALQDDSSVATFAEVDELFGLEASELTGEEIADLRPALCAALAADADGGLLLRKVHDRFWRTGAGEAAFPPQISQGAVYLVRDPRDVAVSFSHHRGTAIDRTIEFMANDGAFMADAASGAKIQLPQPLGSWSGHVLSWLDQTSLSPLVIRYEDMLRDPHGLLAQVASHLGIVVTDAMLDSAVAATRFETLAGQERIRGFRERQSESTDVFFRIGHAGGWRDRLSSAQARAITERHGAVMDRLGYL, encoded by the coding sequence ATGACCGCCGCGCGGTTCGGATGGCTGGTCTCATATCCGAAGTCTGGAAACACCTGGCTGCGGATGATGCTCTCCAGCCTCCAGTCCGGCGGAAAGCCCGTCGACATCAACGCGCTCCAGGACGATTCGAGCGTCGCGACTTTCGCCGAGGTAGACGAATTGTTCGGCCTGGAGGCAAGCGAGCTTACCGGTGAGGAGATCGCAGATCTGCGGCCCGCCCTTTGCGCCGCCCTTGCCGCCGATGCCGATGGCGGGTTGCTGCTGCGAAAAGTCCACGACCGGTTTTGGCGCACCGGGGCGGGAGAGGCAGCCTTTCCGCCGCAGATCAGTCAGGGCGCGGTATATCTCGTGCGCGACCCGCGCGACGTGGCGGTCTCTTTTTCCCATCATCGCGGGACAGCGATCGACAGGACCATAGAATTCATGGCGAATGACGGCGCGTTCATGGCCGATGCCGCGAGCGGCGCGAAGATCCAGTTGCCGCAGCCGCTGGGTTCGTGGAGCGGTCACGTCCTGTCCTGGCTGGACCAGACGTCGCTGTCCCCTCTGGTCATCCGATATGAAGACATGCTGCGCGACCCCCATGGCCTCTTGGCGCAGGTGGCATCGCATCTGGGCATCGTCGTTACCGATGCGATGCTGGATTCCGCGGTGGCCGCCACCCGATTCGAGACATTGGCGGGGCAGGAGAGGATTCGCGGATTTCGCGAGCGTCAAAGCGAATCGACGGATGTCTTCTTCCGAATAGGCCACGCCGGCGGCTGGCGCGATCGGCTCTCTTCAGCCCAGGCCCGCGCGATAACCGAGCGTCATGGCGCGGTGATGGACCGTCTGGGTTATCTTTGA
- a CDS encoding PqqD family protein, with the protein MHRTGQIGPGTRVKWHADQITAEIDGQMVVMGLLQGKYVGFDGMASEIWRRLEHSQTVSELCDGLVRDFEGDGAVIAQDTTDLISRLCEYGLVDIEAGGAE; encoded by the coding sequence ATGCACAGAACGGGTCAGATCGGTCCAGGCACGCGCGTGAAGTGGCATGCCGATCAGATAACCGCAGAGATCGACGGACAGATGGTGGTGATGGGGTTGCTTCAGGGCAAATATGTAGGATTTGACGGCATGGCGTCCGAGATCTGGCGCCGCCTGGAGCACAGCCAGACCGTGTCGGAATTGTGCGACGGACTCGTGCGGGACTTCGAGGGCGATGGTGCCGTGATCGCGCAGGACACTACAGACCTGATCTCGCGGCTCTGCGAGTATGGCCTTGTCGATATCGAAGCGGGCGGCGCCGAATAG
- a CDS encoding 2OG-Fe(II) oxygenase, which yields MSATAGDRGRGGFLPTLAKPDWLRPEAADALLRYAIEQEKCYVPAAVLHEGAVRVDANLRSALKLPGLGPFEALLKSRALDIKSELQQAFGMNPFEATQVEIEMVSHGDGAHFRRHVDTFLGTVRQRRPRILTLVLYLNRRPAGFTGGALRMYAVGTPQTRDILPDHNLMVAFPSIAPHSVEPILCRDGAFADRRFAVNMWIHG from the coding sequence ATGAGCGCAACTGCCGGCGATCGTGGCCGCGGCGGCTTTCTGCCGACGCTCGCCAAGCCGGACTGGCTGCGCCCCGAAGCGGCGGACGCGCTGTTGCGCTACGCAATTGAACAGGAGAAGTGCTACGTGCCCGCCGCCGTCCTTCACGAGGGCGCGGTCCGCGTCGATGCCAATCTTCGTAGCGCGCTAAAATTGCCGGGCCTCGGCCCTTTCGAGGCATTGCTGAAATCCCGCGCTCTGGATATCAAGAGCGAACTCCAGCAGGCGTTCGGGATGAACCCATTCGAGGCCACGCAGGTGGAGATTGAAATGGTGTCGCATGGGGACGGCGCGCATTTCCGTCGGCATGTCGATACCTTCCTCGGCACTGTTCGACAGCGAAGGCCGCGCATACTGACCCTGGTTCTCTATCTGAACCGTCGGCCGGCCGGCTTTACGGGCGGGGCCCTGCGGATGTACGCGGTGGGCACTCCTCAAACCAGGGACATCCTTCCCGACCACAACCTCATGGTCGCCTTCCCTTCGATTGCACCGCATTCGGTCGAGCCCATTCTTTGCCGTGATGGGGCTTTCGCGGACCGCCGCTTCGCGGTCAATATGTGGATCCATGGCTGA
- a CDS encoding IS5 family transposase (programmed frameshift), producing MWKPEHRLSARRNGLRYSSDMTDEEWSLAAPLIPPAKRGGRKRTTDVREVLNAIFYVLWTGCQWQALPKDFPPKSTVHDYLELWNWDGTLERIHHALYVAVRESQGREASPTAAIIDSQSAKGALKGGLLLDPSGYDAGKKVKGRKRHILVDTLGLLLSVAVHSADIQDRDGAALVLDKRTRRSFPFIERIFADGGYNAKKTADAVAATGTWVIEIVKRSDAHRFVVMPKRWIVERTLAWISRNRRLARDFERYATTVAAFIRLAMIRIMLRRLAANPSK from the exons ATGTGGAAGCCGGAGCACCGGCTGTCGGCGAGACGCAATGGTCTTCGCTATTCCAGCGACATGACGGATGAGGAATGGTCACTTGCGGCGCCGTTGATACCCCCGGCCAAGCGCGGCGGGCGCAAGCGCACGACGGATGTGCGTGAAGTCTTGAACGCCATTTTCTATGTGCTTTGGACGGGCTGCCAATGGCAGGCGCTGCCGAAGGATTTTCCGCCCAAGAGCACGGTTCACGACTATCTCGAACTGTGGAACTGGGACGGGACGTTGGAGCGCATCCATCACGCGCTCTATGTGGCAGTGCGCGAGAGCCAAGGCCGCGAGGCCAGCCCCACCGCCGCCATCATCGACAGCCAGAGCGCCAAGGGAGCGCTCAAAGGGGGGCTCT TGCTCGATCCTTCAGGCTACGACGCGGGCAAGAAGGTCAAGGGCCGCAAGAGGCACATCCTCGTCGATACGCTCGGCCTGTTGCTGAGCGTCGCCGTCCACAGCGCCGACATCCAGGATCGCGACGGCGCAGCGCTGGTCCTCGACAAGCGGACGCGGCGATCGTTTCCCTTCATCGAACGTATCTTCGCCGACGGCGGTTACAACGCCAAAAAGACCGCCGATGCCGTCGCCGCCACCGGAACCTGGGTCATCGAGATCGTCAAGCGCAGCGATGCCCACCGCTTCGTGGTCATGCCAAAACGCTGGATCGTCGAACGCACCCTGGCCTGGATCAGCCGCAACCGACGCCTGGCGCGCGACTTCGAGCGCTACGCCACAACCGTCGCGGCCTTCATCCGCCTCGCCATGATCCGCATCATGCTCAGGCGACTTGCCGCAAATCCCTCAAAATGA